The following DNA comes from Kryptolebias marmoratus isolate JLee-2015 linkage group LG23, ASM164957v2, whole genome shotgun sequence.
ttctgcagaagcctgttaatgacacactgattcaaatccggcgtgttggagcagagaaacaagtaaaacatgcaggatagtggctctccaggaccagggttgtccACCCCTGCTGTAGATGACGTGTGTTTCAAAACTGCTGCATTTTAAATGGGCATTAAGGTAGACGTTTTCCATCTCAAACTCAAATTTGCAAGTTTGTCAAGAATCACCTTTTATAAGGCTTTAAATTTTGTCTCAAGTGTCACAAAggtcattcagtttttttttattcagaatgaCTTGCAGGAATCACTAAACCCTGAAGATGCTCCTAATAAAGTGCAGTACGTGCAAGAAGATGCTGAATTTGCCGCTCTGACCAGAAGAGCTGACTCAATTCTCTGAAATCTCCCGTAATCATGCTGATGAACTCTAGTTCCCCAACCTATAATAAACGACACCATTGCAAATTCGCACGTCTTGAACTTTGTTTACGTAATCGTGCACCAAAGTAGAAATACAGGAAATGTGAACGCAGGACACTGCATGCATTGTATACATACGGTGTGAAAGAAGGAAGTATCCGCTGCCTCAGCAAAGTGTAGGGGCTTTCAGGTCAGATTCTCTTGACCTCCGTCTTCCTctgtaaatgaaaagaaatgttaaattcaGTAGGGGAAGACCAAAGtacaaaacacatcaacaaaaaaaatctgtttgtgcaAGACTTTCTGGGTTGAAGTGAAAGTAGAATCTTGTTTTTCAGGCACGCAACAAACATGATTAGACTCATAAGAGATAAAAGGCAAGATTGCAGAAGGTTTAAGTGTAATTTAGCACCGAGTGTCAACTGCTGAAGCACAAGCAAGGAAAAAATTCTGCAGGTAAATGTCTAAAAGGAACTACTGCAGCAAGGTACCACTAAAAATGAATCATGGCTAAGAGCAGGTCTATGTTTATTAATGCACCCTATCAATGATTTGATATTATTTATTCTGTGTATGCATGTAAACAACAGGGGCGGCTGTGGTTCAGTGGTTAGAACAGTTATCCTCCATTGAGAGAGTTGGTGGTTCAATTCCTGGGCTAAACACTGCACTTGTCTTCAATATGCACCGTTGGTGTATGAATGCACTCTAAAGCATTAGTCTCTATGCATGTAGGATCATAGGAGCTGTAGGAGctgttgtatgtgtgtggatggggacATGAGAGCAGATTTGAGTGGCTAGAAAGGACGATATATAAGAACCATCTACAAAAGAGGGGGAAAGGGTTTTGAACATCTGCATGCTGGTGATAATGTGCTTTCAAAGGAAagataaaaagaagagaagctAATTTGCATTCAGCCCACTGAGGTAGAAGAACAGCTGTTTGTAAAACATCATGAGAATAATTTGTTTATGacattatataataaaaaaaaaaaaaaatttgtcatGTGTTCTGAAGTCCTTCGAAAACACAACCggagagtttaaaacaaagagcacTTCTCAGTCTGCAGTTTGCAGCAACTTCCAGCTAACTTAGTCCGTTTTATCTTCAAAAAACAGACGAAACTTCAGCTTGTCTGTTTCAAAACTTGTGTTCACACCTCGGCAAAAAAGGAAATGACCTGCAGAAGTCGAGCGAAACGACTGAagaatttatgtttaaacatgaaAGAATCATTTCaacccctttaaaaaaaagactacttttttctgcctttaaaaaatGTGGACTCTGGAgtagtttgtgtttattagttAGACATTTCAAACACACTTAGCAGTCAAGACTAGTTTATTCAGACTCTGAAACCATCAGTTTAGTTTGCTAATAGACGTTATGTCTGAGTATTAGTGCATGTTATAAAACACATCACATGATGAGGTGTTAAAGCAAGACATGTCCTGACACACTGCGCTAAATCTGGATCTCAAATAATTCCAATATGCGGTTTACATATTTTTTGTGGTAATAGACACCAGGGCCTGTTTGGAAAATCACACATCATTATGTAAATTACcaggaacacaaacaacatAATGAACACCTGAACCAACAGGTATTATTACTGGAAAACACCTGCAATAAATCAAGGGAAGAAAAATATCTGAGTGAGTGGTTTGCAGCGAAACGGAAACGATTTCCTTTTTCCCAGGTATGAAGAACCAAATTGAAATATTATAGTTCTCTTAAATTTTCCATTGTGTAATAATCTAAATTACTAAATTGCTTAACCCTGCAGTCAGTGAGTTTTGGCACATGCTGTCGTTATTAGAAGCTGAACAGGCACAGTGGAGAGTAAGCTGTGTTGTCTGTAGGAGCTGTTGCATTTATTTACTCGTAGTTTAATTTGCACAGTGTTACAAAAGTTGCacagattgtaaaaaaaataataaaaaaaacccaagaaaTTTAATGTCACAGCTGCTCTGAGTTCTGGTtcatgatgttttcttttaaaatctcagACATGTTCCTCTTCAAGGATGATACAAAATCCAAAAGTCAGGTTTTTCTAGATATTCTGGTACCAGCACTGATCAAAACTGATATTTGAACAAACTAAGGAGgagtttttaaatcacagagAGCTTCGTTAAATGAATGAATCAGATGGGACAGTTTTAAGAAGGCAACACAGAGCCACCCTGTGGACAACAAACATCAGTTCACTTGTATTAAACGAGTGTGCGGTCAGGTTACAGGATTTAAACCATCAGCATTCACTTGGTGTAGTTTAACAGTTGAATAAAGTCCACTTTCTCTTTGAATGAAGGTGCTGTACGGCTCGATCTCTTGTGACTCCTGAAACACATACATGCAGTAAAATAACAGATACAAATATCTGATAATACATGAAAAAGATAAGGTACAGTACCTCGTTCGGATGCCCTCTCTGTGattctgtttggtttctgttcggtaaaaagaaaacattaattataaatattaatactttttatttctgtattgtCACACTGATGTAAGACAAATCGCTGAAAGGAGAGTTTTGCCTCACATGAAACTTAAAGTCAAGAAAAATTATGTTCAATTAATTTATTCAGAGGAATGAAACTGATTCAAAATGAAGTCACTGAAGACaggaagtcatttttaaaattcaaaataaaatagttttaggCTTGaaacttctttaaataaacaatacatgAACATTAGTTTCTCACCGTAGTCTTTGGTGAATAAATCCCAGAATGACTAAAGTTATTATAATGACGACAATTATAATAATCCAAGCACAGGGAAAGTCCTcttctttatcatttttatctgccggattataaataaaaatagaaatgtaaGACAATGCAACATGAAATACATTgttgcaaaatataaacatcttgcttatttatttacatttattattatttatttatttatttatttattgtatggaacaaaacttgcaaaacgaaaaaaagataaataaacaaaaaggaacatgTTCTCACCTCTGACTGTGTTGTTCTCACCTCTGACTGTGATGTTcagatgataaataaaagtTCCAACAGCTTTTGAACATTCACAGGTGTGAGTCCCACTATCAGCTGGTGTTAAACTGCTCAGGTGCAGAAACACAGTCTGATTCTCTGCTGTAAGTGTAAACCTGGAGTCACATTCATGAATAAAGTCATGTCCATATCGATACGTCAGACGACACTCCTCTCCTCCGCTCCTCTCTGTTCTGATCTTACACACGATCAGTACGATGATATCCTGAGTTGTGTTGGTGCAAATTGGAGTGAAATCTGGTTCCTTCCCGATTGTCTTCTCAATAGTCCCTGCAAGTATTTGATTACAGGAAAACAGCCTGGGTCAATGATTGATGTGTTGTTGAAATTTATAAAAAAGTACATCTGGTTTAGTTCATATAACAACAGAAACTACATGGCAGATGTCTTTAAACTGCACAAATGTGACTTGGAAATGGTAAtgggaaaattattttttattaccttcAGCGTCCACAAAATAGTCAGCGgaaggcagaagaagaagcagaagaaagcTCAGCTTTAGTGCATCCATCCTGTCAAAATGTCAGAGCAACAACTGCTGCTTTAGGTGGTAAATAAACTGCACTGAAGAGCAGAGGACCCACACAATTGTTTGAGCTTTCGATCAAACCTCAAAGAGGATGTGACAACTTCTAAAAAGGAAACTCATCTATAAGACTGCTTCTGGTTTCTCAACATCTAAAAGTCAAACTGCAGGCtgcaacaaagagaaaacagaatgaaagcaaataaaatacaataaacctACTGATATAAGTATCTCAGTGGGTTAAAAGTCTAACAATgttaagactaaaaaaaaacaaagaacggtATTAATAATCCTCTAAAAacagctgcatgttttcatgAAATTGATTGGCAGGTCATCAAACATCAGGTTCAGGCATCACAGCTAGATCAGTAGGTTAGTGAGACATGAGCTGAGAACATTGTGGTTTTCATATTTAGAAGCTTGAATGTGAGATTTAAAAAGACGGCAGCGttctttctgcagcttctttcaCCTTTTTCTATAATGTCACGTTCACAGAGTGCT
Coding sequences within:
- the LOC112451305 gene encoding uncharacterized protein LOC112451305 isoform X1, translating into MDALKLSFLLLLLLPSADYFVDAEGTIEKTIGKEPDFTPICTNTTQDIIVLIVCKIRTERSGGEECRLTYRYGHDFIHECDSRFTLTAENQTVFLHLSSLTPADSGTHTCECSKAVGTFIYHLNITVRGENNTVRDKNDKEEDFPCAWIIIIVVIIITLVILGFIHQRLRNQTESQRGHPNEESQEIEPYSTFIQRESGLYSTVKLHQVNADGLNPVT
- the LOC112451305 gene encoding uncharacterized protein LOC112451305 isoform X2 — protein: MDALKLSFLLLLLLPSADYFVDAEGTIEKTIGKEPDFTPICTNTTQDIIVLIVCKIRTERSGGEECRLTYRYGHDFIHECDSRFTLTAENQTVFLHLSSLTPADSGTHTCECSKAVGTFIYHLNITVRDKNDKEEDFPCAWIIIIVVIIITLVILGFIHQRLRNQTESQRGHPNEESQEIEPYSTFIQRESGLYSTVKLHQVNADGLNPVT